The DNA segment GAACACTGAAGGACAGAGGGACCAAGGTTCATCCATTGCGGCACTTgggatattggccttcattggcCAGAGGATAGAATAAAAGAGCATTGTGGTCATAGTACTCTGCGTGAAACGTCGACTTGGTCACAGCTAGAATATTGTGCACACTTTTCAATATGCTATAGGAATGGAGTGATTGCATGGGAGACAGGTGCCGAGGAGATTTTCCAGGAGTGCAATGGTCCCattatgagaagagagcacatggCTGAGCTTGGAGTGCAGGAAACTCAGTGGAGCTGTGGGTGGAAGATTGAAAACCTGATACTTGACTACAAAACTGACAGCCTGTCGGGGGAGGTAGTCAGAATCTTCTGCTGGCAGAGGTGATTAAGAACAGAGGGTTTATGTTGAGGGGCGActaaaggaggattttttttgtattgagacacagtgtggccctttgagccgtgcctcCCAGCAAacccccccaatttaatcctagccgaatcaagggacaatttacaatgaaaattaacctaccaaccggtacgaatttggactgtgggaggaaaccggaacacccggaggaaacccacgtggttacagggagaacgtacaaactccttactggccaCAGCGAGAACTGAACCTGCGTTAAATGGACTGTAAAGTACTGTGCTAACAACTACACTACACAGTGCCACCCATGCAAGGGGTAGTGGCAATCTAGAATGCAGTGTCCAAGAGGACAGTGGAGACGGGTACTCTCACAATATTTAATCAGTATTTGGATGAGCACTTAAAATGGCAAGGTATAGCAGGATACAGACCGAATGCTGGTTAGTGAAATTACAATAGTCCATGTTCGACAGACATAGTGGGCcaaaagggccagtttctgtgctgtgtatatatatatatatataaagcatTCTGAAATTATTTAAATAGCACTCTGTGATTTTTTTGGACAGGTTTATTTCTAAAAATCTGAGTTTGAAAAAAATAGAttagccggtgactagtggtgtgcctcagggatctgtaccgggtccaatgttgtttgtcatatacattaatgatctggatgatggggtggtaaattggatgagtaagtaatCAGATCATCCttgtaggtggagttgtggatagtgaagtaggttttcaaagcttgcagagagatttaggcctgttagaagagtgggctgaaagatggcagatggagtttaatgcttataaatgtgaggtgctacgttttggtaggactaatcaaaataggacatacatggtaaatggcagggcattgaagaatgcagtagaacagagggatctaggaataatgttcCCTGAAggcggaatctcatgtggatagggtggtgaagaaagcttttggtatgctggcctttataaatcaaagcattgagtataggagttggtttgtaatgttgaaattgtacaaggcattggtgaggccaaatttggagtattgtgcacagttttggtcaccgaattataggaaacatgtcaacaaaataaagagagtacagagagggttaactagaatgttacctgggtttcatcacgcaagttacaaagaaaggttgaacaagttgggtctatattctttggaatgtagaaggttgagaggggacttaatagaggtatttaaaattatgagggggattgatagagttgacggggataggatttttccattgagagtgggggagattcaaacaagaggacgtgagttgagagttaaagagcaaaagtttaggggtaacatgagggggaacttctttactcagagagtggtagctgtgtggaacgagcttccagcagaagtggttgaggcaggttggatgttgtcgtttaaagttaaattggacagctatatggagaggaaaggaatggagggttatgggctgagtgcaggtcggtgggactaggtgagagtaagagttcggcacggactagaagggccgagatggcctgtttccgtgctgtaatggttatatggttaaacggTTATGGTAAAAGCAAGCGGTGTGTTGTTCTGTTGCTGCCATCTAGTGGCAGTCCTGGGTACCCCCGCTTAGAGAACAGCAAAGGAAGAAAACTGTCAGCCAGAAGCAACGCCCACGTTTGTAAATGTTCAAAAGCAGGGaagtgtgttatgttttgtaatttcaaaacattaaaacttattcaaaggaagacacgggagtccgaAATGTGACTCgacttcgtgtttactttaagtgagccGCGCACGTGTCACGTGGTAGCGTGTTGACGTATTAaaacatataacccataattacctctttaaatgaataagaatgcttaatcaaacaatatacaagattactcaaatattaaatacacaacaaaatgGAGCAGCATTGTTGAGTGCAATCACATCCAAAGTCATATAATCTCACAAAAAAACCGGTGTTCTTCCATGAACTAAATACTGTAACTCAAAAATATTTGACGAAGAAGAGGAAAACCTTTACATGCTTTTAACATTAGTAATTAACGATGGAGTCTCCAAAAGAAAACCGGCAATAAATGGACAAACCTTACGACTTTCCTGGCACATATCGTTCAAGTGAGATTTGGCCTAGGTTATTAGCACTGAGGTAGCAGCGGATGTGCCATTGTGTAAGGGTAGTCTTCCAGAACTGAAGCACAGCAAACTACACAGAACTCAGACTCGGGTtcaattgccattcaaccatacgcaTGCATACAACTAAATGTacattagtattattattattagtattagtcatactttattgatcccgggggaaattggttttcattacagttgcaccataaataatatagtaataacaccataaatagttaaatagtaatatgtaaattatgccaggaaataagtccaggaccagcctattggctcagggtgtctgaccctccaagggaggagttgtaaagtttgatggccacaggcaggaatgacttcccatgacactctgtgttgcatctcggtggaatgagtctctggctgaatgtactcctgtgcccaaccagtacattatgtagtggatgggatacattgtccaagatggcatgcaacttagacagcatcctcttttcagacaccaccattagagagtccagttccatccccacaacatcactggccttacgaatgagtttgttgattctgttggtgtctgctaccctcagcctgctgccccagcacacaacagcaaacatgatagcactggccaccacaaactcgtagaacatcctcagcatcgtccagcagatgttaaaggacctcagtctcctcaggaaatagaggcggctctgacccttcttgtagacagcctcagtgttctttgaccagtccagttaattgtcaattcgtatccccaggtatctgtaatcctccaccatgtccacactgaccccctggatggaaacaggggtcactggtaccttagctctcctcaggtctaccaccagttccttagtctttttcacattaagttgcataCATACattacatacagtcacacagcacacACTGTTATGAAAGCACATAATCACAAAATATTAGCAGAAATGCCCTAGTGGCACAGCtagaagattgatggtgcatgggatgttgcgCTTAGCCATGTTCTTGAAAGAATAagcatgcagcagttcctcatctcctgCAGCCGAAGGAAATCCTGCTCATCTTCCATTCAGAAGAACACGAGAGCAGCACCCACTGGGGAGCTGGCCTATAATGGCCAGACTCCAACCCCACATGGATTCCCATTCACCCCTCATGCCTCCGTTCACTCCCACACTGCCTCCTTCCCGTATGGCTTTAACAGGTGATGTCACAGCCTGAGGACCTGATCTTCAGGCTGCAATTCCAGTGCACACACCACCTCCTTCCCTAGGTAGCTGTAACAGGCGACACCTCAACATGAGGGACTGCTCCATGTCACAACCAAGGCTGCACAGCTCACCTACCATTGGTCATCAATAAACCAAAGAACTAGACTTGCAGTATTTTGCATTATCAATATCCAacagtcttgtgatcacaagaaaaataaaGACATTTACACCTTTCATTGGACAGAGGCTGCAGTCAGAAATCAGGTACCTCAACTAAGTGAATGTGAAGCAATACAAAGGAGAAAACAGGGATAAGAGATTTGACCAAGTACTCACCTATATTTAATTTCTGTAATTTCACCAACACAAAGAGCTTGCTTGCACAGCTACAGGATATCTTCACAGAAAAGGATAACAAAGCCTTATTTGTGCAAGGCTCATTTTCAAGAATATTGTGGTCTATGTTGAAATTTATATCAAAAATCACAAGTGATGCAGTATCCTGTTTTCAAGCCAACTCCTTCAAACATCATTTCCATTAAACTTAAAATCAGAATGTAGTCCTACAGACACATTTGTCTACACAAGGATCTGTCTCAGTGGATGTGCAAATTAACGATCCTGAAGTGTGTGAATGGAGTATTTTACTGTGGGGTTGGTCTGAGAGAATAGGTTGCTTTCCCCTCAattttcacctgcccatcatctccctctggtgcccttcctacCCTGACCCACTCTTATCACATCTTCAGCACTTTACCATCACTTCCTAGCTTCCAACTTCatctgaccaccccccccccccaacctatcatctgccaatgtactctctccccctcaccttattctggcttatgCTACCTTCCTTCCCATCTGTTGAAGCATCTTAGCActaaactgtttattcccctccacagatgctgcccaactctCCAGATCCTCCAGTAAaacccttggcaaacttctatagatgtgtggtggataaTGTGCTGACTGACTATAttatagcctggtatgggaacaccaaagcctttCAGCAGCAAGTCCTACACAAGGTGGCAGatttagcccagtccatcacgagtaaaaTCCTCCCaagcattgagcatatctacatgaagcactgccatagaaaagcagcatccatgaaaagatcctcaccacccaggctatgctcttcttcttgctgctgccatcagatagaaggtacaagagcctcaggactcagaccacctggttcagaacagttactacccctcaaccaccaggctcttgaacaaaaagggataactacagtAATTCTACTTCTGGCATTCCCACAACTAATGGCCTCACTTCAAGGTCTCTTTATCATGTTAGTTCATgctcatttattatttatttacatttgtattGGCAGTTTGTTATCCATTGATCCCATTCAGAGTCACCGCTCCATGGAATTGCTAAGTATACctgcagaaaaatatcttggGGTTGTACATGGCAACATGCATGTACTCTAAATTTCTCTTTGACCTTCATGTAGATTTCTCATAATTAACTTGCAGGCCAAGTCAGAAAAATTCATTTATAAATTATCTTTATTGAATTCtgaaaaaaaatttacaaaaaagtATTTTGTGGCACAAAGCCCCATGTGAAATCTTGGTAAATTACTTCCCTTACCTGTGTATTATTTCAGAAGATTTATCATATACTAAACATTGCTCAGTATCTGCACAACATGTTACAGAGAAGTGTTAATCCAAATAAATGCATAACATTTATACAAAACTATAACTGGCTCCAAAGTTTCACATTTATGATACAAGTTTCACAAATCATGCCAAGTTTCATGACAAAATTCAATCCAGCTGGCTTAAAATAACTGATTACAAATGCACTTTAAATTTTAAACACTATTCTGAACCTTCACTGTGTCTTTGTTCTACCACCACTCTTATGACCACTCTGTACCGGTATCCACTGTCCATATGGGCTTCTTTTCTGCTTATTCTCAGGAGACCCTTTAACAGGGCCACTTGGTGACCTTTGATTCAATGGTTTTGCTACCGCATTCTGCAAAATAATGAGACTACGTAAGTAAATTCCAAGGGTCATCGTAATAGTCTGCATGGAAGTTACATTTTAACTACAGGAATCTAAATACACAAGTTTGTCAGCCTATGCCAACATTGCTCCAGAACCACAATGCAATATAGATTTATCAATTTGATCTAATTACACAGAAGAAGTGATATGTAGAAGTGCAAGCTACCACAGGTTTCAAAAATAACTGAGGTAGTCTTGAGCTGAAGCCCATCACTCAACACACAAAGCAATGCTTCATGGGCAGGAAACCAGTCAAAATTTAAATTACATACAGTATAACCTCCAGCATCAGACAAGAACACCGTTGAATGAGAAGTTGCTACTGTTTTAGTAAATTTTGCTTAATATTCAATCAATATTCTTTATTTTAAAGTGCCTACTTACTTTAACACTGAAGGCTATCCAGTGGTTTGTTTCCGATCTAGAAGGGGCACTTCCTAACTTCTGAACTGGTTCATCCTCTTCATCTTCATTTGCTTGTTTCTGCATTAGAAAAACAAAGTCCAATCCAATGAAAACTGTGATTAACAATCAGAGTTAAAACATGTAGCACTGGTTGGACAAACCCATTATTCTATCAGTAGATTTCAAAATACATGTCACTATCATTCTACCTGTTGTGGTAGAATCTGCAGGAAAGTTGATACTGATTCTTGCAGCTTGGCACTATACTAGCTCTGAAAATGTGCACCAAATGGCCAACAATTCAGAAAACATGAACCTCACTTTAGCATATTCAACAAAGAATAAAGATTGAAATTTGCAATGCTGAGGTTCTAAAATTTCTAATCAAGTTTGAGTACAAATTACTTGAAATCTGTAACAAGATTTACACCAGTCTGAATTACCATAAGCATTTATTTGGTTCCATGGTAATTCCCATTAAGAGCACAAATGCTTTCAAGCACTTTCTGTAATGTGTCAAATGATACTTGAGTGTACAACTGAATGCAGCCATGTTGATAACATATTCTAGGCTATAAAGCCAATGAACTTATCTTCAAAAAACGTTGGCCTCTTCTTCGGCAATGATCTGATATTCAAAACCTCCTGGAACACAGTGAATAAGTTATGAGGACAAGAAAATCCTAGAACAGAAGTTATGCATGGACAATACCAAATCCAACAGCAGAAATTAGTTAAACCTCAGCTTCATATGCCTCAGTGCCCTTGGAGGAACTAAGTGATTTATCAATGGGAAATCATAGATAACCAACATCAAGGACTGATCCAAGTTATGTAGACTTGAGTGTCATTATTTAAACTACTTAATACTTTAACTGTGTTCCAGACATTGCGAACTAAAAATGTTATTCCAAGTAAAATACATCATTGCTGCATAAAGCATGGCATGATAGTTTTGTTTACCTTCTGTTTATGAGCAACAAGTGGGCTTTCTGGCCCAGTATTAGATCTATCACTCCAAGGTCAAGTACACTATTAACACGCAGAGCAAAGCACCCTCCATTCTGCATCCAATAATGCCTCATACCTTAACTTCAGCTATTACATAGCTATTATCAGTCAATTCAGTATCTTTTGAGGATAGACTCCTGCTCTGAACAAAACTGAGGTAGTAGCAAAACACATTCCAATTAAAGCTGGGCTGTGAGCTGTTTAAATTCAAGCCAATTTGAACATTAAATTCTGCTAGGAAACAGGTGTCTGAAACACGACAGGTTTCTTGGATCATAGGCCAAAGCAGGGGTAGTGCAATGCTATTAAAATGTGCaaacattaattttatttatggctcaaccctacagagagcaggtAGCTAGTGTTCCCTTAGCAAACTGATCTTTGTACAATTGCATCTTATGATTCAAACTATCAAGTTCAAGGCTGATTCTTGACTATATAAATGGTTTTTACTAAAAATGTAAATTTATACTTAACTAGTTATTGATGGGTCATCTGGATGAACAATTTGGTTAACATGGATTGCCTAAGTTTGAAAAGCAAAGTCAGTTGTGTTGAACTGTTGACAGTGTTAGTGCTAACAGAAGTAACACCATGCCTACCTACTGTTGCAATCAATCATGGCAAAAACCTTCCCTTATTATACTGGCATTTCTTTCATCTGCTAAGTTTAAAGTAGCCTCTAGAGTCCATAAAaagtaataattaaaaaaaacaagtggCCTCTTTCCCATCCACATAATGTAAACTGAAGTTTGATCTGGGATTCTCAAAGATCAGATGATATGGAGCAAGGAAGTAACAATGGAAGGCAAATTAGCAGGTGTAATGCAGAGTTACTGGATAAAGATATTAGAAAGCAATGTTCTACAATGATCAATATTGAAAATATTGGTTCTGGAAATATTATAGTATCAAAACATACACATTAGAAGTAGTAACAACAAAATATTGAAAGTTAACCACTTAGAtggcaaattaaattcactgaatCTGTGATTTACTTTGGTAGGAAAGTTGGGAATAGAAGTATCACCTacatattccaaaaaaaaaaccatgGATAGAAGAGCAAAGAATTTCAGACTACAGACATGAAAATAAGCAGAGTTAAAAATGCCAACAGAAAGAACAGAATCAGAGTTATACAGGACAAGCCAGATTTGAGTGCAGGATAGTCGCCTCCATCTTAGATGAAGGACAGTGCAATCACCATGTAAGGGGAGGAGTTGGGGAAAAAGATGGCACCAGCATAGTGGATTGTTTTATTCATAGCACCATGGCGGAACATAGCACCACCCAGGTAGCCCAGTTAAATAGCTTTCAAGAGAAATAATACACAAGAGAAAAGGAAAATGTACAAAAGGGCTACAACAGGTGAATGGAAAGAGGCTCGTGTGCAATGCAATTTGCAGCTGGGCTGAACAGTACATTTACACAAACAGCAACATCAATGAAGCTGCTTATTTCCATCCAAAATTCTGTCAGCTGCCAGACTTCTTAAATGAAATGGACATAGGCAAATGGTTCACGTCACTCGATTCCCATCAAGATTAACTAAATATCATTTGGCCtgctggaattaaaatgtatcatGACAAAACTAATTAGGAGACAATGCAGTATAATGAAGTACCAAATATAGCACTGCCTTGACTTTTGACTGGGAAGAAATACACCAAGCTTCTCCATTCTCCCCTTACTTCTACAAGATGGCTTGATAGAGGTCACAAGCTCCCTGATCagaagaaaaaatacaaaacagaatGCTTCATCCCTCACGCACAGATATGGAAAGCCATCGTTTTCATAATGATAAAATGCATTTGTTTACGGTGTAGATAGTGCCATAGGTTCATTTATAATCACATCTTTTAAAGCCATCTTTAGTTATTACACTGGCCAATCTGCCCCTAATAACTGCACACATGCAGATACAAAGATACCACCTCATATCTTCCAAGAAGTGCAGTCCATTTCAAGGCTTctataaaacagaaataaatcaagtcATACAAACCaaatttatagcttttatatGGAAAGTGTTTGAATGACATGTTGAGTAAAACAAGCTGGCTGAATCATTACTGCACAATACAATCTCCCAATTATGATTAATATACTTGAGGACCAAGAATTCACTTTAGGGAATGTCCAGAATTTGTAAAGAACTATAAATTGGAAATTCCTCATTGCCTAGCTGAGAAAACATTTCTATGTTAATCTAGGAATGACTACAATTGTAAGCATCTTACATTTCTCATTAGAAATTAGAGTAAAACTGAGTTTGCTCAAAACAATTTGGATAACAAACCAAAGCAATTAAAAGCCAAGTTAGAAAAGGAGTACAACTCAATTTATTCTACCCGAACACAGGAACACCAGTATGAGTGTCAAAATGTACTTAAATGGACAACGTTGACTTCATAGCTAAGATCACACAACTAATAGTGCAGGAGTTGGTGTTCAAATATTTGGACAGAAGTAACCTTCTACATTCAAACATgcaaaaagaaatttcttcaatgTAATGAAATGTTATCACTCACCCTTCTGATCATCTCTTTAGCTGCATCAATGTTGGACTTCTCAAAATTATAATTCTCATCTCTGAAAGGATTGGTAGGCTTCAGGCTAGGTGGCATCTGAATACTGCTTTTTCCAAATAATTTATCAGCATTTGCCTTTGCTATTTCAAGCAAAGTATTTTTATCTGAAAGAACACAGCATTAATAAACTTTAGGTTGCTACCCTTCAAACTTAGAAAAACACATGACCAAATGCAAAATGTTGATGGGCAATTGGGAGCTTTGAGGATGATACCTAAAACTAAATGGCAAAAGCTGCAAGGAGGAAAACTTGTGGATATGATATACCAGTATTTTCACAAGGGGCCATTAAAATTGCTGAAAAGAGCACATGGAATTGGAGGACACAGCAAGTTAATCAAGCACATTTAGGGAAGATAAACTAGTGGGCCACTAGAGATTAGTGCTGAGGCAACATCTATTCCCTATCTACAAGTTAGTCTGAAGAGATCAAAAGCAATGTTTTCAAGCTTGCGAAAGACAAAACCAATGTGAAGTAACGAAAATGTATATAGGCTTTGGCAGGATTGTACAAGAGCTGAAACAGAAGGCAACATAGACAAATAGTTAGTTTAGAAAATACAAGGTGAGCCATTTCAGTGATTTACACAAAAATGGGATACTTTGAATGAGAAGTCGGGAAATGCTCATGTTCAAACGATCTGGATGCCTTGAATAACTCACTGAACGTCAACATGTAGCTGCAGCAGGTAAACAGAAAGGAGCGTGACAACTTTTGCCTTATTTACAGACTAGTGTAAAGATGTTTCACTACAATTACATCTGTCCTTAACAAGACCACATCTTGCATATGTTTGTTAGAGGGAATGAACTGATCCCTGGCATGGCAGGAGTGTCAAGACAGCCAGGCTtttagtttagaggaatgaatAGACCTTATTGAAAAGTCAAATATCGTAAGAGAACTTAGACAGGGTATATATTGGAAGATGCTCTGATTGAGAAATCTCAAAATAATCGCTTCACCATTTGGGACTAAGTATTTTCCTCTGGTAAATTTTTGGACTTCACTACAGAAAGCTGAGGGTCAATCACCAACTTCATTAACATCAGATCAAATGATTTTTGGACATAGGAATCAGGAGGTTTCAGGGAAAGTACTTATGCAGTTGAATAAAGACTAGAAATCAAGAGATCAAATGGTTACTCCCACATCCATTCATGATTATTCATATTCCTTATCATAATTTCAATATATTCTACCTTTTTGTGTTAAGTGAATAGATCTTCCCCTTGATCTGCTTCGACTTCTGTGTGAAGAATGGGTTCTGTACATAAAACTATGGTAGTTCCTTGGACGCTTGGATGAAAATCTTGACCTTGATCCTGAGCGGGATCTTCTGTACCTCAAGCTAGACCTAGATCTTGATCGGTACCTGAGGGGTGACCGATACGACATATGATATCTTGATCTTCGGTAACAAGACCTTGAGCAGCTTCGAGACCGGGATCTTGAATGGGTTCCTCTTGATCTTTTGTATCTCTTCTCACGTGATGCACATCTTGACCTTGAAGCCGAATTAGTGTATTTTGAACTTGATCGGTACCTTTTTAATGAGGACACAGAACCCAAATAGGAACTGCCTGACGAGGACACCGAACTTGATCTGGAACTGCCAGAAGAGGACATTGAATCTGACTGAGAGCTACCAGAAGATGAGACTGAACTGGAACGAGAGCTACAGGATGACGATACCGAACTCGATCGAGAGCAACTCGATGATGACATCGAACCAGATCGTGAGCTGGCAGAGGATGAAACAGAATCTGACCGAGAGGTAGCAGAAGATGAGCAACAACTTCCCAAAGATGATACTGAACCTGACTTCAAGATTTTGCATTTCTGATAGCCTGGAGTTCTGGACCGTGACACTCTCTTACACTTTTGAGGCTTATCTGAAGCAAGACACAATTCATCCACACCAATTGCAATTTTCTCAGCCTTCTTCTTCTGTATACTGCACCTATTTGTTCCCCACTTCATTTCAGACATTTGTTCACGTTCCAGATTATGCAAATGCATTTTACCTGGGgcaggggaagaggagagagagagagagagagagagagaagaaaagtcagtataggatagtgtagagggcagtttgctcgggagagcatgCGCAGAGTCACCAGATACCGACGCCATATTTCAAGTACTTACACAAACTGAATTAATTCAAATGGTACAAATTTCAGCTGCTATTTTCTAGTACTGCATTTATAGTATGAAATACAACTTTATTTCTTTGAACTTTAACACACAGGAAGTCCCTTACTCATTTGGCTATGCTGGCTCTATAATCTTTATATTAGTTCAAGTGCTCCATTCTCCTGCACAGATCTCCTTTTCCAAGTAATTCCTAGTTCACTGCAAGTAGATCCTATTCTGCTTTAAAAGTACTGTAACTGCTATATattagattttcttttcaagCAATGTTATGATCAATTGAACATACAAAATCTTCATTTTTCTTCTGGTTCTCTTGGCCAAATAATTTCAATTAAACCCCTTAGGACAATTTCCAAGTACTGTACAGATTCTTTTTTATTGTATCAAATAGATGAGACTGAATTTTAATTGAATCCTTAACCTTCTTTGCATTGAAGGCAAAAAATACATCAATACCAAACTTACCAAAGCTGGATTTCTTTTTCATCAGTTCCCAGGATAAATCAGTTGAATCTGGCCTGTTAACACATAGAAAAATTAAATTGAAACATGGGACACTTATGTTTATGCAATTACAGGGAGGCTGCTGATCTGCAACGCAATTCTCTCCATGTGTAGATACAtcagatatatatacacacacacaaagaaataGAAGTTACAAGTTAAAATTGACAATTTCAAGTGAGCAATTTTTATTATCACACTGCTAAAGTGCAGATACTATCTGTAGTTCAATTTACAGTAATTAAAGTTCCATCGAGGACTCAACTCGCAAAAGTTTATATCTTACTTATTGAAAAATGAACCTGATTATCCATCTCTGTATGCCACAAAACCCTTTCCAATAACTATTTCCATGTACATTCAATACCCAAATCACAGACTTTCATagactctactttcatcaataccAAAGTCCACTCATTGCCAACACTGCCTCCAGATCaaaaactattttttttttaattcccagTTTAAAACAAGTCATTGACCTTATTGCAGCTCAAATTTGATACTGCAATCTAAATCACTGAAATTCAATTTCCTTAAACAAGACACTACCTCAAGATCCAGAACCGAAATGGACTCTTCCCACCACCTCCACCTTTTCTCAAGGTGGTCAAgactttgtttaaatggaagtCTGACTTACAATATTAGTAAATTGGATGGGAAGCCAAACAACAATATTCTAACAGTACAAGTAAAAGCTATACTGATTTTAAACTTTTAGAAAGTGGCAGACTGGTACATATGCATGAGATTAAAGTTGAAGGCAAATTAGACAggattaaaaatattttaatttttttagaaTTAATTTTTAAGTAGGATATTTCTCCTAGAAGTTTACAAGACTTTTGTTTTATACAGCCATAGATTGCTAACCAGTAACTACAGCTATACAGTTCATTATACTCCATCTTTTTGTGAGAAGTATTTAATTGGTCAGTTGCATTCTAGATGTTTCCAGCTAAAAGCTTCATTGTATATTGACCATTACCACAAAATCCAGGCAATAGTTCAATTCAGTGAATCCTGTCCTTTGATTTGCATGCTGGATAGCAATACCTGTGCCATTTTCTCTTCACAATAGGGGAAAATACTCAAGCACCTCCATCCTATTGGCCCCA comes from the Mobula hypostoma chromosome 26, sMobHyp1.1, whole genome shotgun sequence genome and includes:
- the rsrp1 gene encoding arginine/serine-rich protein 1 isoform X1 gives rise to the protein MVATDSRGVSALVESSAIKGNNCKRPDSTDLSWELMKKKSSFGKMHLHNLEREQMSEMKWGTNRCSIQKKKAEKIAIGVDELCLASDKPQKCKRVSRSRTPGYQKCKILKSGSVSSLGSCCSSSATSRSDSVSSSASSRSGSMSSSSCSRSSSVSSSCSSRSSSVSSSGSSQSDSMSSSGSSRSSSVSSSGSSYLGSVSSLKRYRSSSKYTNSASRSRCASREKRYKRSRGTHSRSRSRSCSRSCYRRSRYHMSYRSPLRYRSRSRSSLRYRRSRSGSRSRFSSKRPRNYHSFMYRTHSSHRSRSRSRGRSIHLTQKDKNTLLEIAKANADKLFGKSSIQMPPSLKPTNPFRDENYNFEKSNIDAAKEMIRRKQANEDEEDEPVQKLGSAPSRSETNHWIAFSVKNAVAKPLNQRSPSGPVKGSPENKQKRSPYGQWIPVQSGHKSGGRTKTQ
- the rsrp1 gene encoding arginine/serine-rich protein 1 isoform X2, with amino-acid sequence MVATDSRGVSALVESSAIKGNNCKRPDSTDLSWELMKKKSSFGKMHLHNLEREQMSEMKWGTNRCSIQKKKAEKIAIGVDELCLASDKPQKCKRVSRSRTPGYQKCKILKSGSVSSLGSCCSSSATSRSDSVSSSASSRSGSMSSSSCSRSSSVSSSCSSRSSSVSSSGSSQSDSMSSSGSSRSSSVSSSGSSYLGSVSSLKRYRSSSKYTNSASRSRCASREKRYKRSRGTHSRSRSRSCSRSCYRRSRYHMSYRSPLRYRSRSRSSLRYRRSRSGSRSRFSSKRPRNYHSFMYRTHSSHRSRSRSRGRSIHLTQKDKNTLLEIAKANADKLFGKSSIQMPPSLKPTNPFRDENYNFEKSNIDAAKEMIRREVLNIRSLPKKRPTFFEDKFIGFIA
- the rsrp1 gene encoding arginine/serine-rich protein 1 isoform X3; its protein translation is MVATDSRGVSALVESSAIKGNNCKRPDSTDLSWELMKKKSSFGKMHLHNLEREQMSEMKWGTNRCSIQKKKAEKIAIGVDELCLASDKPQKCKRVSRSRTPGYQKCKILKSGSVSSLGSCCSSSATSRSDSVSSSASSRSGSMSSSSCSRSSSVSSSCSSRSSSVSSSGSSQSDSMSSSGSSRSSSVSSSGSSYLGSVSSLKRYRSSSKYTNSASRSRCASREKRYKRSRGTHSRSRSRSCSRSCYRRSRYHMSYRSPLRYRSRSRSSLRYRRSRSGSRSRFSSKRPRNYHSFMYRTHSSHRSRSRSRGRSIHLTQKDKNTLLEIAKANADKLFGKSSIQMPPSLKPTNPFRDENYNFEKSNIDAAKEMIRRGACDLYQAIL
- the rsrp1 gene encoding arginine/serine-rich protein 1 isoform X4, encoding MVATDSRGVSALVESSAIKGNNCKRPDSTDLSWELMKKKSSFGKMHLHNLEREQMSEMKWGTNRCSIQKKKAEKIAIGVDELCLASDKPQKCKRVSRSRTPGYQKCKILKSGSVSSLGSCCSSSATSRSDSVSSSASSRSGSMSSSSCSRSSSVSSSCSSRSSSVSSSGSSQSDSMSSSGSSRSSSVSSSGSSYLGSVSSLKRYRSSSKYTNSASRSRCASREKRYKRSRGTHSRSRSRSCSRSCYRRSRYHMSYRSPLRYRSRSRSSLRYRRSRSGSRSRFSSKRPRNYHSFMYRTHSSHRSRSRSRGRSIHLTQKDKNTLLEIAKANADKLFGKSSIQMPPSLKPTNPFRDENYNFEKSNIDAAKEMIRRKP